One window of the Devosia sp. 2618 genome contains the following:
- the fliJ gene encoding flagellar export protein FliJ produces MKSRSESLIRLKKFQVDEKRRQVAQIEMMVNDFERMASELDQQIEIEQTKTGISDVAHFAYSTFAKAALSRRDNLLNSANDMRGKLEAAQDALAEALEDLKKVELLDQREHQREAAEQLKVEQSEYDEIGRLRFRAQ; encoded by the coding sequence TTGAAATCGCGCAGCGAGAGCCTCATTCGGCTCAAGAAGTTCCAGGTGGACGAGAAGCGACGTCAGGTTGCGCAGATCGAGATGATGGTCAACGATTTCGAACGCATGGCGTCCGAACTCGACCAGCAGATCGAAATCGAGCAGACCAAGACCGGTATCTCGGACGTGGCTCACTTTGCCTATTCCACATTTGCCAAGGCAGCGCTCAGCCGCCGCGACAACCTGCTCAATTCCGCCAATGACATGCGCGGCAAGCTTGAAGCTGCCCAGGACGCATTGGCCGAAGCCCTCGAAGACCTCAAGAAGGTCGAACTGCTGGACCAGCGCGAACACCAACGCGAAGCGGCCGAGCAGCTCAAGGTCGAGCAATCCGAATATGACGAAATCGGCCGCCTGCGCTTCCGCGCGCAGTAA
- a CDS encoding DMT family transporter has translation MTTTTMSSTGLVERPLRGFVLILGATLLFAANDATNKFLLTEYNAPLVTAIRYIVHCLLMLAVVAPIQKQLMFKTRRTGLVLVRAVCLATGSLLMAFALQRMPIAEATAIVYLSPILVILLAGLLLNEEVGIIGWVAAGMGFAGVLLIVRPGSGLDPIGVALVLCNVAAAVGYHLLSRVLASTERTVALLFYTALAGAILFGLALPWTLYGEVPTPIQVMLFISLGVTAGLGHYLFTAAYRYAPANLLAPMNYMHLVWAALLGWLVFNHAPEPLTLIGIAIIALAGVLSALRTRRPVPVEPA, from the coding sequence ATGACCACGACGACCATGAGCTCTACCGGTCTGGTAGAGCGTCCCCTGCGCGGCTTTGTTCTCATCCTGGGGGCAACGCTGCTGTTTGCGGCCAATGACGCGACCAACAAGTTCCTGCTGACGGAATACAACGCGCCATTGGTCACGGCCATTCGCTACATCGTCCACTGCCTGCTGATGCTGGCAGTGGTCGCGCCGATCCAAAAGCAATTGATGTTCAAGACGCGCCGCACCGGTCTGGTACTGGTGCGGGCGGTGTGCCTTGCCACCGGCTCACTGCTGATGGCGTTTGCCTTGCAGCGCATGCCGATCGCCGAGGCCACGGCCATTGTTTACCTGTCGCCCATTCTGGTGATCCTGCTGGCCGGCCTGCTGCTGAACGAAGAGGTCGGCATCATCGGCTGGGTCGCGGCCGGCATGGGCTTTGCCGGTGTGCTGCTGATCGTGCGGCCGGGCAGTGGGCTTGATCCGATCGGCGTTGCGCTGGTGCTGTGCAACGTCGCGGCGGCGGTTGGCTATCATCTGCTGTCGCGCGTATTAGCCTCGACCGAGCGCACTGTCGCGCTGCTGTTCTATACGGCTCTGGCGGGGGCAATCCTGTTCGGCCTGGCTTTGCCATGGACGCTTTATGGCGAGGTGCCGACGCCGATCCAGGTCATGCTGTTCATCAGTCTCGGCGTCACCGCCGGGCTGGGGCATTACCTGTTCACCGCCGCCTATCGCTATGCGCCGGCAAACCTGCTCGCCCCGATGAACTACATGCATCTGGTCTGGGCGGCGCTGCTCGGATGGCTGGTGTTCAACCATGCCCCCGAGCCGCTGACGCTGATCGGCATTGCCATCATCGCGCTGGCGGGCGTGCTCAGTGCGCTCAGAACACGCCGCCCAGTTCCGGTCGAACCCGCTTAA